AAATGCCAATGTGAAAATCCAATGGCTGCGATTACATATGCAGATATTGAATATCCTCACAATACGCATTTTCTACTTTTAGACTCAATTTCGTGGATACCGTGTACATGTAAAATTCTCAAGTTAAAAGAATTCGAGCTGCCAGATCGCTTTGACATtccaaatttgttttatgaTGGTTGGTTATCTTATGTTTTCCATACGTTTAGTGGTGTctatttgaaaattggTTATGAAATGGATGAGAGCGGGTTTTGCCTTCCTGATCAGGTTTATCACTTGATCGATAATCATTCTTGTATACAGACAGCAGTTTCGCATCTACTTCGAAATCATCAAGCtctatttaaatatttgtgCGACTATCTACGTTCGGGCGAATTTCCATTAACTGTTTTGATTCATCATGTCATGCTCTATCAATATTACCCGAAAAGTCTTCAGGAAGCCTTGTGGGCAGCAGTTGAGCATTATGTAAACAATTCAGGAGAAGCATACAGTACTGTCCAAAAGTTAGCTGTACAGAAGAAAATTGGAAATATTCGCATGTATTTGGTAAATCCGAGGGATATCTTTGCTCTTGGCTCGACATGTAACTGCATTGTAGTAAGTTCGTCGAATTTTCAGTCATACGTACAGCTTCGTAAGCCGCTATTGGAAAATAATCTACCTTATGAAATTGATGGATTTGACAAAATTCTTCAGTGTGCTAATTCTGAAGCAGACATCGGTTGGATTGCAATGATTCACTGTATTGGCTCAAACGGTTATGCCTTCCCAATCCATCTCTATttgaatatgaaaaaaaatatatttctcGGTAAACTACCAGAGTCGACGTTGCTTTTGTACAATAGTGATGGTGCAATCTTTAAGAATCCGCCTTCATCCAAAAAGGAATGTGACTTTTATAACCAATTGTTGCTAGATCTCTGCAAATGTCGCCAATTCAACGCCGAGATGGAGTGTaacatgaaaaaattgttcaataaTCCAACGGGTCTTCATTCATTGCCAAatttaccaaatttttCTGAAGCAGGTTCAGCAAAATCAAGCAATTTTTGCTCGTCAAAAGATAACTGCTTAACCAATAGACTAACATTGAATTGTCTGGATACACCTTCAGATGAAAATGGAGAAGATATAGCGATTCAACTGATTATACCTGCTGAATGAGATGAGGATTGATAGAATTCCGAAGAAAATCTCGAGTTGGCTGAATTCGCCAATCCGAAAACATCTTTCACAAAAAAGAACCCAACATCAAGCTTGATGGGTGAGCCTAAAGTTATATGCGAAAGGAATTGAGTTTgcttttactaaaaaatcTAACGAAGCAGATGATTTATGTTGACCAGCTATGGTGAATCGGTGGACCGAATTATCGTTTTGTGACAACGGGAACGAAACGATTTTTTACCCACATTATTACCGAACTACACTCACATCCTGACCTTATGTATTTGGTTGGGGAATGACATGACTGAATTATAAATGATATACAAaagtttaaattaaaatcacGTAAAAGcgaagaaaacaaaaacagaaaccaaaaaattcttGACCTTACTCGGTATTCTTTACAGTTTCCGTTCCTTTTGTAAGTAtaagaataaaaacaatGCCTATTTTCGCTTTGCGGTTGCCTGCTGAGCAGAAAACTAAGCGAACCTTAATATTCTTTAAACTTTCCACcatatttacttttatacATTAGAACTGTGTTGTTCAATttccttaattttttcgaCTGCAAATTACAGTAAAGTAACAATACGTACTAGAGGATATACAAAATATCTGTTTTAAATGACAGATATTTACTATGTCTTTAATGAAAGATATAATACCTACTTGTAGGTAGTATTCTCTATCAGTAAGCCCATGCGCAAATATCGTACACTCAAAGGACTGATGATGAATGCTGGACAGGTCGGTACAATAACTTTTTGTAGCCAAGTCCATCGCCAAACGTTTCTCCTTCAACTAACTAACTAACTATAAGAACAATCATGCACGTATAACCAAATTATTGTTCCCGTATGCACATACGTTATTGTACATTTGAGTATGCAAACATGAAGGCGACACATCCGCTAACATGCCAAATGTATATCATTCATTGACTGCCACTCGCTTAGCTAAAAGTGCGAACGCATATGTAATTCTATGAGAAATTTAGTCATTTCCACATGTAACAGTAATTTTGCGAATACTAAGGCTAACATGACAATCGTAAGCCAAGAAGACTTCCTAATTTCACTTCAGACGGATGAGCAATTCACAACTAAAAGTTGCCTCAAATCACTACTACCTGTATCACGATTAGAATGAAAATGTCGGATTTTTGAGATGTTATCGCCATGATGCAATCTTTTCGCAACTAAGTACTTTTTCTATTAGCAAGATAAACCGACTCCTTGAAGCAACTTCATTCTCTAGTCCTTATTCTGATCTCCAAGTTAGGTAAATGGAAATTCAACTATTTGTGCAGAAACCCCATCTCCCATTATTACCCTTGCTGCTCTTCTTTCTATCTGTACACTTTGGGAAGGGACTGTTGAGTCGGACATTCAACACTTTTTACAGCCACCAAAAATAGGTTGCCTAGACTAACAATAGGAAGGAACTTGTCGTCATGTTAAAAATCGGCCTTGCtcataataattattttattattttattttttttttattagttttGGACGCAGCGATAAAATGCCCGATAAGGTTAGAAAGAATAGGTTATTGGCAAGAAAGTAGGGTTAACAAGTGAGTCGGTAGAAAGCATGTTAATCAAGCGAGTATGCAAAGTCTTCGTCAAGGATTCCACTCACAATAGCAAAGGCAGCAAGTTGTTTGTaaatagtaaacaaatgacATTTGGCATAAAACCGACCTTATCCactttactttttcatcattcaTGAGAAATGCCACTTAATCAATGAATGATCATTTAGTGTAGATTAGCTCATTCAGCCGCTATTTCGTTGGAATCCAGTAATTTTAGAGTGTTTACGTATCGACAAAATTACGTATGATACCTAATACGTTAACAGTGCGGTATCTTAGGCTTCGGTAGACAAGTGGCCGTGTGGTATATGGTAAGAACGCGCAAATGGATGTTGTCAACAACCATAATCGCCATGTCTTCTAGCAATTCAGAGCAGAAAGTAGACGTTGCAGTAAGTTAAGATTGTACAGCTGAAATTGATTATTAACTGAAATAGAAATTAAGTCCAGAAGAACAGAAGCTTTTCCGTTTGTATGGACGACTTCCTCAGCGAAAGGATCTATTAGTTCAAAAATTACAGGTATGGAGGAATGGATGTGTTTTGGATAAATTGTCATATTTATTCTAACTCTACCCCTTTTTAGCAAGGTAGAAAATACTTTGATTCAGGCGACTATGCCTTAAACAAAGCTGGAAAGGCCTCCGATTCAGGTATCACTTGTATTGGTAAGGAGATTCCCTCTCCTGACACAATTCCTCACCGTGTTGTCAGTGCTGGGTCTCCTAATAAAGAGCCGTCTCTTCACACGAAACGACCCTCAGAGTCCTCGCCTAGTGGTGCCAGTAGCAGAAGGGAATCTGTCACGCGACACGACTTGGAAAGCAATGAAAATTGAGGTCATACACGTTGCTATTTTTGCGACAAGGTTGGAGGTTTAATTTGGCTTGGCTCTTAAAATTTGGTATTGCTTGTCGTGTGCGGAAATGCTGTGTGCAAAATTGTGGTCTGGCAAAATGGAACGAACGCGTTTGTTCAGCTGTCAAGAGTTATGAGAAATATATAACGATAAAAGTCTACGAAATGAAAACGCTTACTACTCTAATACTTCCCTTTTCTCTTCCTTACCCTTTTCTACGTAGTTGATGGAGGACAACACTTCTGTTTTATTCAATGCATCGCGCATTCCTTTTCTTCGTTTCTTactttaaatctttttttcattttcctttATCAACTGTTGTTCTATCTTGTAATTTCTTATATGGTTcacttgtttttttgttgtcaGAACACTTGTCACGATTTTGGCTATATGGCATTGTTTAATTCCAATGTTTGATGATTGTTCTCGTCATCGCTCTTGCGTATTGCACTATTGTCGTCTCGTCTTTTTGTGAGTTTCAAGTGTTTTTacttactttatttttctttttacatttatttacaatgtAACGTTTTATCATTCTATAGAGCAAAATGAGCATattctaaaatttaattgttgCCATTCGTCGCCACGTGGATACGGTGTCTCCAACGGTTTTACtttcgaaaaaaatttgctgtatttcttttgtttttcttttttttttagcgTGGCTTATCTTACTGAGCTTGGTCAATGTGAtaggaataaaaaaatgaagtgttaatatatattttctcGTAGtgccaatttttttgtgtttgGCAGATTATTCAATTAGTCGTTAAGcattccttcttttcttgctttttttactcATGAATAAGAGTAGTTATGCGTGAAATAGCATTCCTTATCGTATGTATCTACAAAGTTTTTTCGTCGAAAAAGATCACCGTAACAGTTATGTCGTCACGATACCTTCTTGAAATTGGATAAGTCAAGGTTAATAAAGCAGATATTCTTTGGTCGCTTCCACCCAAAGAATGTCGAATAAGGTGCGTGGCAGCATTATCATCAATGACCTTTGATGTTTTCTTAAACAGCGACCATGATTGTTTGTCATCCTGAGTTGTGTTCTTTTCGTTGGTAGTTTTACCCAAAACTGTATCTGCCCATTCTCCGACCAATTGTACTGCTTGTTCACTGGACATAGTGTCCCAAAGGCCATCGGAAGCCATAATTAGAAAGCGATGCTTCTTTGGATTCACGGTGATACTTTCAATTTCAGGGACCGCAGTAACATATGGAGGAGTTTTAACAGGGATGGGTGAAGCGGAAAAATATTCTCTGTGTAGTCTCTCGCTAATTTCCTGGGACCATTTGTAACGAGCGTCGCCAAAGGCTCTTGAAGGCATAAGACGTCCAAGAATCCTGTTATTACGAAGGACTTCTTCGCCTGGATGCTCAACTTCCAAGCGAGATGCTTCATCAGGATTCATTCCAGTTTGATCGCGACTAAGTGGGATAGCTTCCCAAGAGCCATCGGGCGTACATTCTCCAAGAACAGCCCGCGAATCACCAGTACAGGCAACCTGAAGACTCTTAGATTTTGCTGAATACGAAGTAAGAAGAGCGCACGATCCTGATAGAGCGGGTAACAATAGACTAGCGGCTACTTGGAGTGACTCTGGATTGTTGAATACATGGGAGACATGCTCGTGTACAATTTGATGGTCAACTTTGGCAAATGCCTCACTGATCGACTTATCGAGCGCAAGAGATGAAGGACAAGCATTTTGATGATAGTAAGATGCAGTACACTTTTGCAATTCCCTAACGACTGCTGGAACTAGGTGCTGGCGtaagaaaagagaagtATTCCAACCGGAATGTCCGTCAAAAATACCCCAAAAATACCAATTCCCTTCATCGATGTTTCGATCTATTACCTCTACATGATCGTCTTCGCAAGGATCATTGCTGGCAACCTGATTGAAGTCGTAGCGAAAGATGCCATCTTTGTTGACGGTTACCGTTCGCTCAAACTCTTTCAGGCGTTTTGTGATACCATCCCCATCCGTGGGAGGAACCCGATTTTTAGAAACATGCTGATAAGTGCTATTAGGTATGTCCAAGGCAATCGCATCCTTACGAATATGGTAAGCAGCTAATCCAATGGAGGAAGCGGCTATAGCGACATATTTAAAGTTGTTACGCTTAAACACTTTCGAACCAACGGCTgaggtaaaaaaattcatcgaTAATcccctttttttaaacttagCTTCCAATTCATTCGTAGACTCCACAACAAATACTGCTGGCGAAGTTCCAGAAATCTTCCTCACTAATATACCGAATGTGGTTTTGTGAAACTCAGTAGCGCAAATGCTCAACCACTTTGCTTACCAAAAAACGGTTACTAATAAAACGATATGAAGGAGTATCGTCGCGTGATACAAAATTGGTATGGAAAGATGTTATTATCACACTCTCGGAATAGGGTGGCACCGACATTCCATATAGTGATTAAACACTTTCCCTTGTTCGTTATGGTTCTCTGTGGCTTTTAGATGGTGTTAATGTACGTGgcatttcaatttatttacacaAAAACAGTAGTTTTGACTAGatgtaataaattatttattgacTATGAAACTTTcttaaagaaagagaatGGAGAGGGTTTGTAGAAAAACTAAttgtaaagaaaagttGGCTTTCACTGTAACGTGTAAGAATCGAAgagcattaaaaaaaagtagatgCTGTGAAtgcattaaaaatttattttacataaGATAGTGGGATGGAAGCATTTAATACTTACAATACCAAAAGGCTGAAGACGACAAAGTGATTCCCTGATTGAGAAATAAAGCTGAGCATACGATTTACCTAGCGACGTCTTGCATGACTTTTTGAAAGGTTGAGCAATCAGACTTTGGAAAAGGGGTCAATATTTTTGGGTACAGCTCTTCCAAGCCTTCTACCAAGTTTGAAGTTGAGCACGTAACCAAATAATTCATCGAGGCTAATTTGGTAGCCAGTTCAACTTGATGGTTGTCCATTAAAGATTCATTTGGTACCACTAGCAAACGTTTTCCAGAACGAAGAGTCTGTAAGATGCTTCCGGCTCCTGCATGAGAGATGACTATACTAGCATCATGAATGTAGGATTCAATTTCTGGAGCATAGTCAAAGCCCAGGATGGTCAAACCAGCAACGCTTTTGGGGTCTCCAAATGCctgttttccttttccGTACTGAACAATCAGTTGATTAATGCCATGTTTCACCAAACAATGCTGAAACTCGGGCTTCAAAACGGCTCGGATAAGATCATCGAATTGTGTAGAGCCCACTGTTACAAATGCATTCATTGTAAGAAAGGATAAAGTCAACTGCAAAAGATAAATGTAGGCGGGTTTTTGGAGACAGGTTTACTCTACTACGTCTACGAGTGAGATTGtgcaaaataaaagacaGAGTATAAAAAGCGAAACTTTGTGTTTGTAACCGATAATTAACAATATGGTGTTGTATATTCAAGGAATAATACTTTTGCTTAAGTAAATAAGGAAAAGTTTACTTATAAATCTGCTAATCTTGATGTTGCCTTAGACTTTTTCAGAAGCTGAGTGCACGCACCTTTGAAAATGCTTAACGAGGTATGGAGGTAAATGGTCTGAAGCTTCAGAAACGTTAAATGTATACAAAATTAAGACTTACTAGGAACGTTTACTTATTATCGAATAATTTTGCTTCCAATGTCTTCAACATTAGATAATAGTCTTTATCCAAAATATGCAACGATGCTTACTCTTCACTAAAATATCTGATATACTCGATAACTGGGATGATGTTACAGAAACAATGAATTTTGTGTATAAAATCTTCAGTGTAATTAAAAGGCAACAGTTGATGAGAATAGATTAAGATAATT
This portion of the Schizosaccharomyces pombe strain 972h- genome assembly, chromosome: I genome encodes:
- the alg13 gene encoding N-acetylglucosaminyldiphosphodolichol N-acetylglucosaminyltransferase Alg13; the protein is MNAFVTVGSTQFDDLIRAVLKPEFQHCLVKHGINQLIVQYGKGKQAFGDPKSVAGLTILGFDYAPEIESYIHDASIVISHAGAGSILQTLRSGKRLLVVPNESLMDNHQVELATKLASMNYLVTCSTSNLVEGLEELYPKILTPFPKSDCSTFQKVMQDVAR
- a CDS encoding bifunctional phosphoprotein phospatase/[pyruvate dehydrogenase (acetyl-transferring)]-phosphatase codes for the protein MNFFTSAVGSKVFKRNNFKYVAIAASSIGLAAYHIRKDAIALDIPNSTYQHVSKNRVPPTDGDGITKRLKEFERTVTVNKDGIFRYDFNQVASNDPCEDDHVEVIDRNIDEGNWYFWGIFDGHSGWNTSLFLRQHLVPAVVRELQKCTASYYHQNACPSSLALDKSISEAFAKVDHQIVHEHVSHVFNNPESLQVAASLLLPALSGSCALLTSYSAKSKSLQVACTGDSRAVLGECTPDGSWEAIPLSRDQTGMNPDEASRLEVEHPGEEVLRNNRILGRLMPSRAFGDARYKWSQEISERLHREYFSASPIPVKTPPYVTAVPEIESITVNPKKHRFLIMASDGLWDTMSSEQAVQLVGEWADTVLGKTTNEKNTTQDDKQSWSLFKKTSKVIDDNAATHLIRHSLGGSDQRISALLTLTYPISRRYRDDITVTVIFFDEKTL
- the igo1 gene encoding serine/threonine protein phosphatase inhibitor Igo1, with amino-acid sequence MVRTRKWMLSTTIIAMSSSNSEQKVDVAKLSPEEQKLFRLYGRLPQRKDLLVQKLQQGRKYFDSGDYALNKAGKASDSGITCIGKEIPSPDTIPHRVVSAGSPNKEPSLHTKRPSESSPSGASSRRESVTRHDLESNEN